The DNA sequence TGCCGATGACTCCACGGTTCTTCTGATCCTTGGTGAGCGTGGGGAGCATGCTGGGCACAAGCTTCGGGACGCCGCTGAACGTGGGTTGCCGGTGATGGATGTCCAGGCCCCGGGCCGGTTCAAAGATGCCGTAAGAGCGGGGGAGTTGGTTGGTGGTGACCCGATTCCTGAGCCGGTGAAGACCGGTCGGTCGGGGATGAGTGAGCGGGAGCGGAACCGGTTGGTTCGCTCGTGGGCCCGTGAGAACGGATACAAGGTGCCCGACAAGGGACGCATACCGATGCACGTGCGGCACGCCTACGAACTGAGCCGCAAGACCATGCCCGAGGGAAAAGCGGTAGCGGCCTGAAGGTCGCCCCCGCTGCGGCGGGCGCTCCATGCGCCCGCCCTCCCCGGTTGCCTCACCTTCAACTCTCACTCATGGACTTCGAGGAAGCATGACCACCCCCGCCTTCTACGGTCCGATCGGCCGTGCCGTCCGTAAGCTCGCCCCGTTTACGGAAACCGATCCCCTCGGCATCTACGTGGCTCTCCTGTCGATGTGGTCGGCCGCGATCGGCGGCACGGTCAAGGTGTCGTCCCGTGGCTCTGCCCGCCCTGTGCTGCTGTGGTCGGCCCTGGTGGCCGGAACGGGACGCGGTAAGGGAACCGCGCTCCGGGCCGCTCATCACGCCCTGGACAAGTCCCTGGGCCGCTTCTTGGCCACCCACACCACTTCTGGGATCACCTCCGGGGCCAGCCTCGTCAACCACCTGTGGGACCAGCAGGAAGCCACCGCCGAGACCGAGCATGGTCGGGACGTGCGGGCCCTGGTGGTGGAAGAGGAATGGACCGAGGTACTGAAGCGGGTCAAGCGCGATCCGTCGTTTACGACCAAACTCCGGGCCGCGTGGGACGGGGCCACCCTCCGGAACACCACCAAGGAAGAGGCGCAGGAGGTCCGCGATCCCGCAATGGTGCTGCACTCCCACATCACCCCGTCCGACTGGGCCAAGTACGTGGGCGAGTCGGAAGCGGCCGGGGGGTCGTACAACCGCATCCTGCCCTTTCTCCTGGGGTCGGTTCCGATGCTGGACGACGACCGAGTGAGCCTGCCGAAGGTTGACGGCGCCGAACTGGCCGACGCCTACGGCTGGGCCACGGCCCGCCCCCGCGTGATCACCCTTGCCGAGGACGCCCGGCCACTGTGGCGAATTGTGCGACGGTACGCCCGCATCCTTGGTGAGACGCTCCCGGAGACACAGGCAGTCTTCATCGAACGGACCGCAGAGCAGACGCTCAGAGTCGGGGCCTGCCTTGCCGCGTCCGAGTGCTCCGAAACCATCACGGAAGAGATGCTGTGGGCGGCGCTCACCCTGGTGCGCCGCTCCGTCCAGGATGCTGTCCGGATCAGCAAGGGGGCCGACGCGCCCAAAGTGAAGCGGCAGCCGCTCAGCCTTGCGGACAAGGTCCGGGCCCGGATCGAAATGCACGGTGGTCGGGCTACGTCGTCCCAGATACTTCCGTACGTGGGTGCTACGGCCGCCGAGGTCAAGGCGTTGCCTGGCATCGTCGTGAGCAGAGAGAAGAAGGGGAACGGGGGGCGCCCCGCCAACGTCTTCCGCCTGGCCGAAGTGGAGACGCATTCTCCCCCTGCGAGGCAGCTGGCCCGCGTGGAGGATGAGAACGGTCCCGCGACGGTCGTCCGACTGGACGCCTATCGGTCCACGCCCGAGCCGATCACTCGGCCCGGTCCGGACCCGGAGGGGAACCCGTTCCTAGCCCTGCTCTGACCGGTAGCCCGAACAAACGAAGTCCCCCACCCAAAGACGGGTGGGGGACTTTGCCGTGACCGTTCACGCTTCGGGTGACTCCGCCCGGTCGTCAGCCTTCACCGGGAATCCGGATGGGGTCTAGTGAGGGATGCCCTCGATGATGTCCCGGGCACCCTGCCGGAGTAGTTCGGCGGAGACACGGGCACCGAGGGTGCCGGGGTCGTTCGATGCCTCGCCCCAGATGTGGGCGTGAACGAACTTCGAGCCATCGCGGGAGAACACCATGCCACGCAGGCTGAGTTGTCCATCGGGATCGGTAGTGCAGTACCCAGCAATGGGGCTGTTGCAGTGGCCCCGAAGGCCGTGCAGCATGACCCGCTCGGCAGTGGCCTCGGTCTGCGTCTTGGGGTCGTTCAGGCGTTCCAGCAGGGCTGCGACGGGGCCGTCGTCGCGGCGACATTCCAGGGCGAGGACGCCGGCGCCCACGGCCGGAAGGATTTCGTGCACCGAGAACTCGTGGCGGATCCGGCTTTCGATGCCGAGTCGTTCCAGTCCGGCGCGGGCGAGCACCATGGCTTCTGCCTGAAGATCACCCTTCTTGCGGTCGAGCTTCTCGACGCGGGTCCCGACCGCGCCGCGCACCCTGATCACGTTCAGGTCGGGGCGCACCTTGAGGATCTGGGCCTTGCGACGTACAGCTGTGGTGGCCACGGCGGCGCCGGGGGGAAGATCTGCCAGTGTCTTGACCGTCGATCCCTCGGGGACCAAGAGAACGTCCCGGACGTCTGCCCGCGGGAGCATGGCGGCGAACACGAGGCCCTGCGGCATCGGGACGTCACCGGGCACGTCCTTGAGGCAGTGGATCGCCATGTCAATGTCTCCGCGCTGAAGTTGCGCGTCGATGTCCTTGACGAACAGGCCCTTGCCGCCGAGCCGTGCAAGGTCCCCCTGCCAGAGGTCCGCCTCCGTCGTAGTGGGCTTCACCTGGATCGCAAGGCCGGGCACCAGTTCGCGGAGGAGCTGGGAGACGTGTTCGGTCTGAGCGAGTGCCATGGGTGAACTGCGGGTGCCGATGCGCAGGGGGCGGTCGGCGAAGTCGGTCATGAGGTTCCTTCCGGGTGCCTTGTCTCGCGGTATGAGGTGCTGTTGGGCTGATGGAGCCACGGGACGATGCGGGCCGCGATGCGGGGGTACTGCGAGATCAAGTCGCCGACAGGCATCCAGCGCCAGAAGGCGATCTCGTCGTGCTGCAAGATGATGCTCTCCTCTTCGTCGGGCCGGAGTTGGGGGCCTGCGAAGACGAACACGAGCCGGTCGCGTCGCCCGGGTCGGGTGGCAGCAAGCCATTCGACGGCTGCCAGTTCGCGGATGCGCTCGCCGAGGTCGAGGTTCAGTTCTTCGCGGACTTCCCGCCGAGCGGCGTCAAGAGGGGACTCCCCCTGCTCGACGAGCCCGCCGGGAAGCATCCACGGCGCGTTCTGCTTCGCAGGAGTAACAACGAGCGCATGCCCCTGGGAGTTAGTGATCAGCACGCAGGACCTCATCGGGTGTCCCGGTGCGGGAGTGACGGTCATACGGCTTGACCTTGTCGTGGAAGTCGGTGTGTTCGCACGTGGGGTTCCTGTCCCTCCGCTCCCCTCGTAGCGGAGGGGCCGGAAGCAAGGGCAAGGAGCGTTGCCGGTCGCTGTGGCGCCACCAGGTGGACGGTGGGGCCCGCTCTCCGCCGGCCCCGCGTTGCGGAGCGCTGCGCGGGAGTACAGGAGTCGCCATCGGAGAGCGGAAGATCAGGAGTGGTGCGGGTTGCCGAGAATCGCCAGGGAGACCGCCATCGCCGTGGAAAGGACGACGGTCAAGGCCCAGATGGGCCCCGCCCAGCGGAGGATCTTCCGCCGGATCACGACTGCCTCATCCATGCGCGCCAACCGCGCTTGACGATCTCCGTGTAGGAGTTGTGCGACGGGTTGGTCTTCACGTGGTGGAAGATCCACTGCGTCGCCTCGTCCTCGTCGGTGCCCCTTGGAGACCCCTCGCCGCAGATGTCGCATTCCAGGGCGTACGTGGGCCGTTTGGCGTCCGGCTCCCCGTCGAGTTGGACGGTCCAGTTGGCCATCCGGATCACAGTGCGTACAGCCATGCAGTTCGTCCCTTCTCCATGGCCCCCGTCGTGGAGATAGGTCTACCGGCGGTTTCTGTAGTGGCGCGGCGACCGTCAAGGCGTCATATCGGCGTCATTCATCGGTCAAAAGCCATGACGGACTGTCGCCTTCGGGCCTACTGTCGAAGCGTGGCCGAACCGAACACGATCCTTCGCGCCGTGAGAGTCAGCCTGCGTATGTCCCAGGATGATCTTGCCCGGGCTATACGTGAGGCCGGTCAGGAGATTGGGCAACCGAATGAGTGTGCAAAGCGCAACGTTCAGCGGTGGGAGTCGGGAGCGGTCGGGATGCCCCGGCCCGTCTACGTGAGACCCCTGGAACGAGTGACCGGCTTGCCGATTGAGGCCCTAGGGTTCGCCCTACCGGTGCCGAACGCTCGATCGAAAAATCCGGCCGTGATGAACGGCCACGGGCCGGTGCAAGGAGAGGTGGTAGAGGTGGGAGCCGCAACAGCCCCGGAAGGCACTGCCCCCATGCCCAAACAAAGCAACCACGGGACACTGTCGGGTATCTGGCTTTCCCGGTACGAGTACCACTCGTCCGGCCGGGGATCCGACTTCACCGGCGAACACTTCGTCGTCATCATCCAGCACG is a window from the Streptomyces mobaraensis genome containing:
- a CDS encoding DUF3987 domain-containing protein, which gives rise to MTTPAFYGPIGRAVRKLAPFTETDPLGIYVALLSMWSAAIGGTVKVSSRGSARPVLLWSALVAGTGRGKGTALRAAHHALDKSLGRFLATHTTSGITSGASLVNHLWDQQEATAETEHGRDVRALVVEEEWTEVLKRVKRDPSFTTKLRAAWDGATLRNTTKEEAQEVRDPAMVLHSHITPSDWAKYVGESEAAGGSYNRILPFLLGSVPMLDDDRVSLPKVDGAELADAYGWATARPRVITLAEDARPLWRIVRRYARILGETLPETQAVFIERTAEQTLRVGACLAASECSETITEEMLWAALTLVRRSVQDAVRISKGADAPKVKRQPLSLADKVRARIEMHGGRATSSQILPYVGATAAEVKALPGIVVSREKKGNGGRPANVFRLAEVETHSPPARQLARVEDENGPATVVRLDAYRSTPEPITRPGPDPEGNPFLALL
- the hemC gene encoding hydroxymethylbilane synthase — translated: MTDFADRPLRIGTRSSPMALAQTEHVSQLLRELVPGLAIQVKPTTTEADLWQGDLARLGGKGLFVKDIDAQLQRGDIDMAIHCLKDVPGDVPMPQGLVFAAMLPRADVRDVLLVPEGSTVKTLADLPPGAAVATTAVRRKAQILKVRPDLNVIRVRGAVGTRVEKLDRKKGDLQAEAMVLARAGLERLGIESRIRHEFSVHEILPAVGAGVLALECRRDDGPVAALLERLNDPKTQTEATAERVMLHGLRGHCNSPIAGYCTTDPDGQLSLRGMVFSRDGSKFVHAHIWGEASNDPGTLGARVSAELLRQGARDIIEGIPH
- a CDS encoding NUDIX domain-containing protein yields the protein MLITNSQGHALVVTPAKQNAPWMLPGGLVEQGESPLDAARREVREELNLDLGERIRELAAVEWLAATRPGRRDRLVFVFAGPQLRPDEEESIILQHDEIAFWRWMPVGDLISQYPRIAARIVPWLHQPNSTSYRETRHPEGTS
- a CDS encoding DUF7848 domain-containing protein encodes the protein MAVRTVIRMANWTVQLDGEPDAKRPTYALECDICGEGSPRGTDEDEATQWIFHHVKTNPSHNSYTEIVKRGWRAWMRQS
- a CDS encoding XRE family transcriptional regulator; this translates as MSQDDLARAIREAGQEIGQPNECAKRNVQRWESGAVGMPRPVYVRPLERVTGLPIEALGFALPVPNARSKNPAVMNGHGPVQGEVVEVGAATAPEGTAPMPKQSNHGTLSGIWLSRYEYHSSGRGSDFTGEHFVVIIQHGNKLTVRSLPEGSSNPDSPLTMDLTVDGNVVTGTWREETAQCGYYAGAVYHGALQLLVEPTGRKMIGKWVGFGKDFDVNTGPWELTFKDASTSKTTMAEYNRRP